In the genome of Pseudomonas sp. B33.4, the window AATCACCGCCAGCAACGCCAGCGCGAGAAACGAGTGAGTCAGCGCCAGCAACCCGAGGGCAATCGCCTGCACCACCAGCACCAGGCGAATGCCGGCCCGCGCGCCCAATTGATCGGCGAGAAAGCCATAACTCACCGGGCCAACAATAGCGCCCAAGCCATACATCACCCAGATCAACGCGCCGACATGCGCCCCGGCGCCGAGTCCACGCGCCACGTAATCCACCAGAAACACCATCGCCGGCACCAGACCAGCGGCCATAAAGGCATATTGGGCAAACAGCACGTAGACCGCGCGCGGCGTTGGTTCAACGGACGCCGTTTCGTGCGCAGCCACCGGGTGCGCAAAATCGGACGGCCAGCCGAACCAGCTCAGCGCAGTCAGCAACAGGGCCAATGCGCCCAGGCCCAGCCAAGTCGCCTGCAAACCCAGGCTCAACAGCGGCGGCACCAGCGTCCCGGAGCCGGCAATGCCGAGACCGATGCCGAGAAAAATCGCGCCACTGGCCAACCCTTTGCGTGCGGCTGGAACATGCGGCAATACCGTCGCCGCCACCAACACCATGATCGCGCCACCGGCAATCCCGGACAGCAGCCGCCAGCCGAAGAACCAGCTCACCGACAAGGGAAATGCACAGGCAAAAAATGCGGCGGTGACGATCAGCATCATCAAGCGCAAGGCATTTTTATTACCGAGCCAGCGCGCTGTCGGCCGGCCGAGCAGGGCGCCGATCAGGTAGCCCACCAGATTGGCCGCACCGAGGTAGACCACATCATTGGCGCTGAACCACTGCGCTTCAATCAGCGAAGGAATCAACGGCGTGTAAGCGAAACGCGCCAGTCCGATGCTGACCAGGCTGGCGCAGAGGCCGGCAAAGATCGGCAGCCAGATACCGGTGGAGTTTGAAGTGCGCATGATAGCGATCTCGCGGAAGGTTTATGGCGTTCAGCATATCGGCTATCTTTGCTGCGTTAATGCAGCGATTAAGCGGCACGCTGATGCGTATTTGCATCATACGGAGGCAACATGAATTGGGATGACGCACGGGTGTTTCTCGCCGTTTGCCGCGAGTCGACGCTGCGGGGTGCGGCACGGATTCTGGGGGTCGATCAGGCGACCGTCGGGCGGCGCATCACGGCACTGGAAAAGTCCTTGGACGCGACGTTGTTCTTGCGCACCTCCGACGGTTACGCGTTGACGGCCGTCGGCGAAGCGGCGCTCAAAAACGTGGAGAAAATGGAGCATTCGGCGCTGGAGCTGGAGCGGCAGATTCAAGGCCTGGACGATCGCCTGACCGGCACGGTGCGCGTCAGTACCACCGATTCGCTGGCCATCGACTTTCTGATTCCGGCCATTGCCCGTTTGCATGCACGGCACCCGGATGTGCGCGTGCAACTGGATGCCTCCACGCAAATCCTCAGCCTGGCCAAGCGCGAGGCGGATATCGCCGTGCGCAATACCCGACCGGACAATCCGGACCTGATCGCCCGGCGAATTGCCCGATGGCCGGTGGGGCTGTTTGCTTCCCAAGCCTATATAGACGGCAATGGCGTGCCGCAGCCGGGCACGGCATTTGAAGGGCATGATCTGGTGGTTTATCAACCGTATCTGCAAGGCAAAAAAGACCTGACGTTGGTGTCTGAGCCGTTGAGTCGCGGTCGGATCGTCGCCAGCCTCAGTTCCAGTTTGCTTGTGCGCCGGTCGATTGCTGCCGGTTTGGGTGTAGGAGAAATCCCGGTGTACATGGGCGAGCGCGACGGCTTGATCAGGCTCTGGCCGGAGCGCACGACGCCGCTCCCGTATGAGGTATGGCTGGTAACCCACGCAGACCTGCGCCATACCGCGCGGGTGAGGGCGGTGATCGAGCAGATTGTCGACGTGTTCGCGTCGGAGAATGAGTAGGTAAATGCTGTTTTGGCAGGGCTACAACTTCTGACGAAACGGCCTACGCCAGAGGCAGAATCTCCCGGCTTGTCAGCATTCTGGATGGGGCCTATCGTTTCATCAGCTCGGTGAGTGACGTCAGGCTTTCACTGATGTTAATACCAGGGACGGTAGGGTCAGAGCCAGGAAGGTGTCGAGTTGAAAACCACGGAATTCAGTCAAAATCCAGTCAGTGATCTGTCGAGTAAAAGTCGGAATGCTAAAGCCATGAACGCTATAAGTCGTGAAGAGTTCAATGCCAGGATCGAAACCATCGAGACCAGGATGGACGCTCGGGTCGAGGGTGTGTCGGCAAGAATCGATGCTTACCTGTTGACTCAGGCTGAGCGAGACAAGGCTCAAATGGAGAGGGATAAACGATACGATCTGATGTGGGACGGTGTACAGCGAATCGCCGAAGAATCAAAAGAAGCCATCAAACATGCCTCGACAATAAAGGCGCATTACTGGGCGACGACAGCCGTCCATTTTCTTGGAATGATCACCGTCGTCGTGGGGGCGCACTTCGCCAATCAGGCAGCGGTGTTAACCACCTTGCAGACGACACTCGCGGCGATCCAGGTAGGTAAAGATATAGGCGCACCAAGACCTGCTTCGCAACAAACAACCGAATTAGCACAATAGAAAACGGCCTTCAAAGAAGGCCGTTTTTCGTGAGCATTGAAACACCGGATCATGGCATTTCTGGCAATTCCTGCGGCCGCAAGTCAAACACCAGCACCTCGGCATCGACACCGTTGCTCAAGGTCAGCAACTGCTCCTCGCGAACCCGCACGCCGTCACCTTCCTGCAATGGTTGGCCATTGAGTTCAACACTGCCACGTGCGACATGTACATAGGCATAGCGGTTGGCCGCCAGTTCCAGCGTGGCGCTTTCCTTGCCGTCGAACAGCCCGGCGAAGACCCGTGCATCCTGACGCACTTTCAGCGAGCCGTCGTGGCCGTTCGGCGAAATGATCAACTGCAGACGACCGCGTTTTTTCTGTGCGGTGAAATGCTCCTGTTGATAGCGCGGTTTGGCACCGGCAACCTCCGGCACAATCCAGATCTGCAGGAAGTGCACCGGTTTGCTCGCCGAATGGTTGAACTCACTGTGTGCCACGCCACTGCCGGCGCTCATCAATTGCACGTCACCCGGGCGGATGACCGAGCCGGTGCCCAGCGTGTCCTTGTGTTCCAGCGCACCTTCCAGCACGTAGGAAAAGATTTCCATGTCGCGATGCGGGTGTTGGCCGAAGCCTTTACCGGCGGCAACGCGGTCATCGTTGATCACCAGCAGGTCGGAAAAACCCTGTTCGCGAGGGTCGCGGTAGCTGGCGAAGGAAAAGGTGTGAAAGGACTTCAACCAGCCATGATTGGCGAGGCCACGATCGGAGGCTTTGCGAAGGGTCAGCATGATGAATTCTCCTTGCGGGACGTGAATTCGTCCGAGTGAGGAGAAGGTTACTGTTTACTGAGTGAGGCAATAAGTAGCTGAAAATTGAAAGACTGTCCTGATCAGGTTGACAGTTATGCGATACCCTTCACACAAACTCTTGCGCCTGCGATGTCTGACTTGGCCATAATGTCTGGCCTGTCTCATGTTTCTTTGATTGAAGTGATGTCATCCCATGAAAACCGTGGCAATGGTGCTGTTCCCCGATTTTCTTCTGCTCGACATGGCCGGGCCATTGGAGGTTTTTTCGGTTGCCAACCGCTACCTGAAACCCGATGCGCATTATCAATTGATCACGCTTGGCACCGAGCGTGGTCCTCTTCGGGCGTCCAATGGTGTGTTGGTGCATGCCGACCGAACTATCGACGACAACACCGAACATTATGATCTGCTGTTGGTACCGGGCGGCCCGGGCGCCTACAACCAACAATTCCCGTCGTTGTTCGCCTGGCTCAAAGGCGCTGTCCAGCGTGTCGACTGTTACGGCTCGATCTGCACTGGCGCGTTTGTACTGGGTCATGCCGGATTGCTTGATGGTTATCGTGTGACCACGCACTGGAATTACACCGAACGCCTGATCAAGGGATTCCCGAAAGCCCATGTCACGACCGATCAGATCTATGTCGAAGATCGCAACCTGATCACCTCGGGCGGTGTCACCGCCGGGATCGATATGGCGCTCGCCGTCATCGCCCGCGATCACGGCAAGAAACTTGCCCAGGATGTCGCCAAAGTTCTGCTGGTGGTAATGAAACGGCAGGGCGGGCAGGCCCAGTTCAGTCCGCTGATGGCCGCTGTGGCACCGCAGGAAACGCCGATCACCCGCGCGCAAAGCTACGTGCTGGAACACCTCGACGAAGCGTTCACGGTCGAACGCATGGCGGCCATTGCCAACATGAGTGCGCGGCACTTTGCGCGGGTATTCACCCGCGATATCAACATGACGCCGATGGAATTTCTGCAAAGTGCGCGCATCGACTGCGCGCGAAATCTGCTGGAAACCAGCGATCTGCCGCTTAAAACCGTGGCTTACAAAAGCGGTTTCGGCAGTGTCCGGCACATGCGTTCGCTGTTCGCTGAAAAGCTCGGCCTGACCCCCGCGCAGTACCGCGAACAGTTCAGCTAGAGCGCTTGTGTCCGTCTGGCGCACCCGGATGTCCGTGCTGCGCCTCGTCTAGCGGTTGTCGCGTCATCTGAGGCTGCCAAGATAGTTGGCATGGATAGCCTCAACGATTTGAACACGGCGTCGGTGCTGCATTTCGGCCCTTACGCCTTCCACCTGCGGCAACGGCTGATACTCGATGGAGATCGGCCCTTGCGCATGGGCGGTCGTGCGCTGGACATCCTGCAAGTGCTGGTCGAGCGTGCCGGTCGAGTGATCAGAAAAGAGCAGTTGATTGCTTTGGTGTGGCCCACGTCGGTGGTCGAGGAGATCAATCTGCGCGTGCACATCGCCGCGCTCAGGCGCGCCTTGGGTGACGGCGAAAACGGTCAGCGCTACATCGTTAACGTGCCGCAATGTGGTTACAGCTTTATTGCCCCGGTGCGTTGCGACAGCGCCGCGCAAGTGGTCTTCGAGGGGCTGCAAACGCCTCAGCATAATTTGCCTGCGCGCCTGACCTCGGTCGCCGGGCGCGACTCGCTGGTCGGCGGGCTGGTGCGGCAAATGCCGCTGTGTCGGCTGATGACCGTCACGGGGGCGGCCGGCGTGGGTAAATCCACTGTCGCATTGCGGGTCGCGGAGCTGTTGTTGCAGTACTACCGAGACGGCGTGTGGCAGGTCGATCTGAGCTTGATCGACGGCGACACGTCGCTCCTCGATCATGTGCTGCGCACCCTGGAGTGCGATTTGACCGGGCTCTCGACTCGCCATGCCTTGTTGCTGCTGGATAACTGTGACCACCACCGCGACGCTTGCAGAACAGCGCTTGAAACGTTGCTCGAAGCCGCGCCTCGACTGTCGATTCTCGCCACCTGCCGCGAAGCCTTGCACGTCAGTCTGGAAACGCTTCAGTACGTGCCACCGCTGGCCATTCCGAAGCGCTCGGCAACCGATTGCATCACTGAAGCCATGGGCCATTCGTCGGTACAGTTGTTCGTCAGCCGTGCGCGGGCGCGACAGCATGATTTCCGCCTGCGTGAGCAGGACGTCAAAGTCGTGGTCGAGATCTGTCGGCAACTCGACGGTTTGCCGCTGGCAATCGAACTGGCGGCGGCGCAGATCGATGCACTGGCGGTGGTCGGCTTGCAGGCGCAAATGGCCCACGGCCTGCAAGTGCTCAGCCATGGCCGGCGCACGGCTGTGCCACGGCACCAATCCATGCAGGCGGCATTCGACTGGTGCTATCAGCGCTTGAGTGAGCAGGAACAACGCGTACTGCAGCGTCTATCGGTGTTCAAAATGGCGTTTACGCTGGAGGCGGCGCTGGCGGTGATCAGCTGTGCGCAACTGGCTCCGCAGCGGCTCGCCGTGATCATCGAAGGTCTGGCACTGAAGTCGTTGTTGACGGTGGAGCGGGGCGGCAGTGCGGGCCGATACCGGATGCTCAATACCACCCGCTGCTATGCCCGCGAGCAACTTGAGCGCAGCGGTGAAGGGATTGAGCTTGAACGCCGGCATGTGCGTTACATCAAGCGGATTCGTCTGGCCTCAGGAGTGCACGCCCTCGCGTAACTCGTCGATCAGCAAGCGCACCTTGCGCAAGTCCGGGGTCGCGTAGCCCTCGGTGAAGCGTTGATAGATCGGACTGAGCAAATCCAGCGCCTCGCTACAGCGCGATTGGCGCTGCCAGAGTTGCGCCAATGAAGTAGCGCTGCGCAGTTCCCAGGCGAGCGCGCCTTGGGCGCGAGCGATGGCCAGGGATTGTTGCAGGAGTGCTTCGGCTTGCTGAATATTGGTGGCGTTTAGGAGAACCTCTTCGCGAGCAAGCTCGCTCCCACGGAGATTTTGGGTGTGCTCAGAACCCATGTGGGAGCGAGCTTGCTCGCGAAGGGGCCCGTCCAGACAACCCGGATCGTCACTCAATAACGAATTTGCCCGAGCCCGCAGGATCTCCGCCGTGCTCCACCCGGCATCACCACTCAGCGCCCGCTCAAGCAGCGCGTCATCCATAAAACGGCCATCCAGTGTCACCATGATTTCCCGTATCAGCCCGCTGCTGTCCTTGGGCACTGACGCCTTGGCTTGCGCGTCAATCACCTGCGCGTAGTGCCGCGCCCACGTGTTGAACAGCAGCACCGAATGTTTCTGCGACTGCTCCAGCAACAGCTGCAACAGCGCCCGGGCGTTTTGTTGATCACCGTTGTAATGAGCGATCAGGCAACTCGCCAGCGCGAGGGTGTAGCAAATCGAGGTGCCATGGTCGATCTGTACGGCAATGTCCAGGGCCTGCCGCGCCGTGCGCCAGGCTTGTTCCGGCAGACCTTGCATCCATAAGACCCGTGCCAGCACCGTCAGCGACGCGACGCTCTGGTCGTATTGCACGCCAAAGCCATGAGTGAAGCGGTTGACATGGCCGCTTTGCGCCATGCGCTGGAGGACCTGTTCGGCGTGAATGCGCGCCTGCAACTGGTCGCCGGCATAGTGCAGGGCCAATACGCGCAAGCGATGGGTACTCAGTGACAACAGCGGATCGCCGTGCAGGCCGAGGCGGTCGAACTGTTCACTCTGCGCCAGCGCCATGCGGTAGTGCCCGCAACTGAGGTTGACCGCCATGTGTCCGGACACCGCGCGCAATTGCCCGGCGACGTCGTCGTGTTCGAGGGCCAACTGGCGAGCCTCGACGAACGCCTGGATGGTTTCCGGGGTGCCTCCCCACGTGTGATAACAGGCGCTGCCGAGGGCCAGTTTCAGAGAGATTTTCAGACGCGGGCAGGATTCGCCGAGTTCATTGAGCAGGCTCAGCGCCCGCCGCACATAGCCGCCGTACTCCTTGAGCAGCGACAACTCTTGCCACAGGGGCGCCGACGCTGCTGTCAGGCGAATCCCCAGACTACCCGGGCCGACACCGTTAAGGCTCCAGTCCAGCGCCGCGCGCAGGTCTTCCAGCCCTCGGGCGTAACGCTCGATCCACAAAGCCGTCGGCGTCATTTCCCAATCGCTTTGCGCCTGTTGCATCAATGCCAGGCAGCGTTCGGCGTGGCGTTCGCGGGTTTCTTCGCATTCGGCGGCGTGCTCGAGTTTTTCCAGTGCATAGCGGCGGGTCGTGTCGAGCAGACGATAGAACACCTCTTCGTCACCGACTTCGACGCTGAGCAGGGATTTCGCCACCAGTTGGGTGATCGATACACACACCACCCCCGGATCAATCTGTTGGCCGACGATGACGGCCGCCGCCGACTCCAGGGTAAACCCTCCGCAAAACACGCTCAGACGGCGCAGGCAGGTTTGTTCGCACCGGTCGAGCAGGTTGAAACTCCAGTCCAGCGTGGCGCGCAGGGTGAGATGGCGCTCAAGACTGCTTTGATTACCCGCTGCCAGCGGTGGCAAACGGCCCTGCAACTGGCTCAGCAAACCTTCCAGGCCCAGTTCGGCGACCTGCGCTGCCGCTAGCTCCAGCGCCAATGGAATACCGTCGAGTCGGTGGCAGATCTCGATTGCTTGCGGCAACTGCGCATCGCTCAGTTCAAAGCTTTCCTGCGCGGCCGTGGCCCGTTCGATGAACAGTTGCAGCGCCGAATAATCCAGCGCTTGCTGACGATTCAATGTCGCGTTCATCAATGGGTATTCGAGCGAATCGAGACGCTGCACGAATTCGCCTTCCGCCCGCAGGCTCTCGCGGCTGGTGGCGAGGATATGCACCTTCGGCGCGCCGCGCAGAATGCTTTCACTGAGCGCCGCGACGGCATCAATCAAATGCTCGCAGTTGTCGAGCAGCAACAGCATCTGCCGCTGTTGCAGACCTTTGACCAGCGCCGTCTGCGGTTCGCCCTCGAGGAGTGCCAGATCAAGCAGGGCGGCCAGGTGTGAACAGATCAACCGCGGATCGCTCAGCGGTGCCAGATCCACCAGACGAATGCCGTCGCGATAGTGTCCGATCAACTGCTCGGCTACCCGCAGGGCCACGGTGGTCTTGCCGATCCCGCCAGGGCCGACCAGGGTGATGCAGCGCTGGCGCGGCAACTGCGTCATCAAACTATCGACCAGCGGTTGGCGGCCGATCATCCGCGTGCGCCGCAAGGGCAGATTGTGCCGACCGCCGACATCGCCCACAGGACGCTCCTCCATGGATTCCAGCAACACTGGCGCGACAAAACTGTAGCCCCGTTGCGCCACGGTGATGATGTAACGCTGGCCGGCCTGACCGTCACCGAGCGCCTTGCGCAGCGCTGCCATGTGCACCCGCAGGTTGATCTCTTCGACCACGCTGTCCGGCCAGACCCCGGCCATCAATTGCTGCTTGCTCACCACTTCGCCGGCATGGGCCAGCAGAATCAGCAGGATGTCCATTGCCCGTCGGCCCAGACGTAACGGCTGCTCGCCTTCGAGCACGCGCCGTTGTCCGGGATGAATCCGATAGGGGCCAAAACCGAGGGCCTGATTCGGCAAAAGACTCAACGACTCACTCCTGCGGTGCTGCGGCGGACAGAGCGGAGTAGTGCGGCGCGCATGCGCAGGCATTCTGATCCGGGGTGTCCCGGCATAATCCTCAGGTTCGAGCGTCAGTGCAACGGTTGCCGGGCTCAAAACACGGCAGGTTGTAAACGGTGAGCTTTCGGTTCACGCATGATCTGGCAGCGCCAGGCAAACGGATTGATGCCTTCGCTGCGGGTGAACATATGGCAGAAATGCGCCTGATCGCAGAACCCGCATTCCAGGCTGATTTGCGTCAGGCTCAGGTCGGTGTGCTGGATCAACAGCTTGGCCCGCGCGATGCGCTGGGTGCGAATCCAGTCCTGCGGCGACACCCCGGTGCTGCATTTGAAGGCGCGGGAAAAATGGCTGCGTGACAGTGAACAGGCGCGGGCCAGTTCGGTGACCTCGAGGCTTTCGCCGAGGCGTTCGAGGATCAGCTGTTTGACCTGTCGTTCACGTTGCGGACTGAGCCCGCCGATCCCGGTCTTGCGCGGTTCGCTGGCAGGGGCGAGGGCGACGCTGTGCT includes:
- a CDS encoding pirin family protein; amino-acid sequence: MLTLRKASDRGLANHGWLKSFHTFSFASYRDPREQGFSDLLVINDDRVAAGKGFGQHPHRDMEIFSYVLEGALEHKDTLGTGSVIRPGDVQLMSAGSGVAHSEFNHSASKPVHFLQIWIVPEVAGAKPRYQQEHFTAQKKRGRLQLIISPNGHDGSLKVRQDARVFAGLFDGKESATLELAANRYAYVHVARGSVELNGQPLQEGDGVRVREEQLLTLSNGVDAEVLVFDLRPQELPEMP
- a CDS encoding AraC family transcriptional regulator gives rise to the protein MAHLQHSVALAPASEPRKTGIGGLSPQRERQVKQLILERLGESLEVTELARACSLSRSHFSRAFKCSTGVSPQDWIRTQRIARAKLLIQHTDLSLTQISLECGFCDQAHFCHMFTRSEGINPFAWRCQIMREPKAHRLQPAVF
- a CDS encoding YbfB/YjiJ family MFS transporter; amino-acid sequence: MRTSNSTGIWLPIFAGLCASLVSIGLARFAYTPLIPSLIEAQWFSANDVVYLGAANLVGYLIGALLGRPTARWLGNKNALRLMMLIVTAAFFACAFPLSVSWFFGWRLLSGIAGGAIMVLVAATVLPHVPAARKGLASGAIFLGIGLGIAGSGTLVPPLLSLGLQATWLGLGALALLLTALSWFGWPSDFAHPVAAHETASVEPTPRAVYVLFAQYAFMAAGLVPAMVFLVDYVARGLGAGAHVGALIWVMYGLGAIVGPVSYGFLADQLGARAGIRLVLVVQAIALGLLALTHSFLALALLAVILGSFPPGIVPLALARVHELVPEHHRQQIAWSRATVSFATFQALAGFAYSALFNASGGHHALLFVIAAGAIVMALLLEQAMKWLPAPIELRCCAN
- a CDS encoding LysR family transcriptional regulator, whose amino-acid sequence is MNWDDARVFLAVCRESTLRGAARILGVDQATVGRRITALEKSLDATLFLRTSDGYALTAVGEAALKNVEKMEHSALELERQIQGLDDRLTGTVRVSTTDSLAIDFLIPAIARLHARHPDVRVQLDASTQILSLAKREADIAVRNTRPDNPDLIARRIARWPVGLFASQAYIDGNGVPQPGTAFEGHDLVVYQPYLQGKKDLTLVSEPLSRGRIVASLSSSLLVRRSIAAGLGVGEIPVYMGERDGLIRLWPERTTPLPYEVWLVTHADLRHTARVRAVIEQIVDVFASENE
- a CDS encoding GlxA family transcriptional regulator, whose amino-acid sequence is MKTVAMVLFPDFLLLDMAGPLEVFSVANRYLKPDAHYQLITLGTERGPLRASNGVLVHADRTIDDNTEHYDLLLVPGGPGAYNQQFPSLFAWLKGAVQRVDCYGSICTGAFVLGHAGLLDGYRVTTHWNYTERLIKGFPKAHVTTDQIYVEDRNLITSGGVTAGIDMALAVIARDHGKKLAQDVAKVLLVVMKRQGGQAQFSPLMAAVAPQETPITRAQSYVLEHLDEAFTVERMAAIANMSARHFARVFTRDINMTPMEFLQSARIDCARNLLETSDLPLKTVAYKSGFGSVRHMRSLFAEKLGLTPAQYREQFS
- a CDS encoding ATP-binding protein, encoding MSLLPNQALGFGPYRIHPGQRRVLEGEQPLRLGRRAMDILLILLAHAGEVVSKQQLMAGVWPDSVVEEINLRVHMAALRKALGDGQAGQRYIITVAQRGYSFVAPVLLESMEERPVGDVGGRHNLPLRRTRMIGRQPLVDSLMTQLPRQRCITLVGPGGIGKTTVALRVAEQLIGHYRDGIRLVDLAPLSDPRLICSHLAALLDLALLEGEPQTALVKGLQQRQMLLLLDNCEHLIDAVAALSESILRGAPKVHILATSRESLRAEGEFVQRLDSLEYPLMNATLNRQQALDYSALQLFIERATAAQESFELSDAQLPQAIEICHRLDGIPLALELAAAQVAELGLEGLLSQLQGRLPPLAAGNQSSLERHLTLRATLDWSFNLLDRCEQTCLRRLSVFCGGFTLESAAAVIVGQQIDPGVVCVSITQLVAKSLLSVEVGDEEVFYRLLDTTRRYALEKLEHAAECEETRERHAERCLALMQQAQSDWEMTPTALWIERYARGLEDLRAALDWSLNGVGPGSLGIRLTAASAPLWQELSLLKEYGGYVRRALSLLNELGESCPRLKISLKLALGSACYHTWGGTPETIQAFVEARQLALEHDDVAGQLRAVSGHMAVNLSCGHYRMALAQSEQFDRLGLHGDPLLSLSTHRLRVLALHYAGDQLQARIHAEQVLQRMAQSGHVNRFTHGFGVQYDQSVASLTVLARVLWMQGLPEQAWRTARQALDIAVQIDHGTSICYTLALASCLIAHYNGDQQNARALLQLLLEQSQKHSVLLFNTWARHYAQVIDAQAKASVPKDSSGLIREIMVTLDGRFMDDALLERALSGDAGWSTAEILRARANSLLSDDPGCLDGPLREQARSHMGSEHTQNLRGSELAREEVLLNATNIQQAEALLQQSLAIARAQGALAWELRSATSLAQLWQRQSRCSEALDLLSPIYQRFTEGYATPDLRKVRLLIDELREGVHS
- a CDS encoding ATP-binding protein; the protein is MDSLNDLNTASVLHFGPYAFHLRQRLILDGDRPLRMGGRALDILQVLVERAGRVIRKEQLIALVWPTSVVEEINLRVHIAALRRALGDGENGQRYIVNVPQCGYSFIAPVRCDSAAQVVFEGLQTPQHNLPARLTSVAGRDSLVGGLVRQMPLCRLMTVTGAAGVGKSTVALRVAELLLQYYRDGVWQVDLSLIDGDTSLLDHVLRTLECDLTGLSTRHALLLLDNCDHHRDACRTALETLLEAAPRLSILATCREALHVSLETLQYVPPLAIPKRSATDCITEAMGHSSVQLFVSRARARQHDFRLREQDVKVVVEICRQLDGLPLAIELAAAQIDALAVVGLQAQMAHGLQVLSHGRRTAVPRHQSMQAAFDWCYQRLSEQEQRVLQRLSVFKMAFTLEAALAVISCAQLAPQRLAVIIEGLALKSLLTVERGGSAGRYRMLNTTRCYAREQLERSGEGIELERRHVRYIKRIRLASGVHALA